The following are encoded in a window of Leishmania braziliensis MHOM/BR/75/M2904 WGS CADA00000000 data, contig 5, whole genome shotgun sequence genomic DNA:
- the GP63-2 gene encoding GP63, leishmanolysin, whose translation MSRDRSSTHRRRSVAARLMRLAAAGLVMAVGAAAVWVQAAGHHCIHDRLQARVLQSVAQQHRPPGSVSALGLPYVSADPISSAHTVDWAQADSTSPSVAHSADWGAMRIYVSYADLIDPDYYCSYVGQLIDNHHGAIDICEAKDILTEERRHILINILLPLALQLHVERLKVRQVQGTWKVTGMEGDVCGEFKVPEEHVTVGFSNIDFVLYVASVPIEGNILAWSAFCQVFTNGRPAVGVINIPAVNIRSPYDQLMIRTVAHEVAHALGFNRIFFDSFGMVTAAIGIRGKDYYAPVLNTPTVVTKAREQYGCTLLSFLELEDKGGFASLGSHLKGRNAKDELMSSVVKGGYYTALTMAVFQDLGFYQADFSMAEVMPWAYLATCDFLTNKCMERNITQWPGMFCNTTDVLLRCSTDRLTLGTCKFTQRKRPLPTYFQYFTDSFIGGFSPFMDYCPYVDTYPDGACNQDPSMASPSLQAFNVFSDAARCLDGVFRPKHGIVHGNHYNGLCANVKCDRVHHRYSVQVYGSSGYVACTPGQSIELATTSDAFVEGSYIMCPLYVEVCQANIKGVIDFEGDAADTAAV comes from the coding sequence ATGTCccgcgaccgcagcagcacgcaccggcgccgcagcgtcgccgcacgcctgatgcggctcgccgcagcgggcctcgtcatggccgtcggtgccgccgccgtgtgggtgcaggccgccggccatcactgcatccacgacaggctgcaggcccgcgtgctgcagtcggtggcgcagcagcacaggcctCCCGGCAGCGTCTCGGCCCTCGGTCTGCCCTACGTGTCCGCCGaccccatcagcagcgctcacaCCGTCGACTGGGCGCAGGCCGacagcacgtcgccgagTGTCGCGCACTCCGCGGACTGGGGTGCTATGCGGATCTACGTCTCTTACGCAGACCTCATAGACCCCGACTACTACTGCTCCTACGTCGGGCAGCTTATCGACAACCATCACGGTGCCATCGACATCTGCGAAGCCAAAGACATCCTCACGGAGGAGAGGCGCCACATCCTGATCAACATCCTCTTaccactggcgctgcagctgcatgtggagcggctgaaggtgaggcaggtgcagggcacCTGGAAGGTGACCGGCATGGAGGGCGACGTGTGCGGCGAGTTCAAGGTACCGGAGGAACACGTCACGGTAGGCTTCAGCAACATcgacttcgtgctgtacgtcGCCTCGGTGCCGATCGAGGGGAATATCCTTGCGTGGTCCGCGTTCTGCCAGGTGTTCACTAACGGCCGACCTGCCGTGGGTGTCATCAACATCCCGGCGGTCAACATTCGGTCACCCTACGACCAATTAATGATACGCACCgtggcgcacgaggtggcgcacgccctcggcttcAACCGCATTTTTTTCGACAGCTTCGGCATGGTGACGGCCGCCATTGGAATTCGTGGCAAAGACTATTATGCTCCTGTGCTCAACACCCCCACGGTGGTGACCAAGGCAcgcgagcagtacggctgcACCCTCTTGAGCTTTCTTGAGCTGGAGGATAAGGGCGGCTTTGCCTCTCTTGGCTCGCATCTTAAGGggcgcaacgccaaggaCGAGCTCATGTCTTCTGTCGTTAAGGGAGGGTACTACACCGCCCTGACCATGGCCGTCTTCCAGGACCTCGGCTTCTACCAGGCGGACTTCAGCatggccgaggtgatgccgtgggcCTATCTCGCCACCTGCGACTTCCTCACCAATAAGTGCATGGAGAGGaacatcacgcagtggccCGGGATGTTCTGCAACACCACTGACGTTCTTCTGCGCTGTTCCACTGACCGACTGACCCTCGGAACGTGCAAATTTACCCAACGGAAAaggccgctgccgacgtaCTTCCAGTACTTCACTGACTCCTTCATCGGCGGATTCTCACCGTTCATGGACTACTGCCCGTACGTGGATACCTACCCCGACGGTGCTTGCAATCAGGACCCATCGATGGCATCGCCTTCTTTGCAGGCCTTCAacgtcttctccgacgcggcgcgctgcttggaTGGCGTCTTCAGACCGAAGCACGGCATCGTTCACGGTAACCACTACAACGGCTTGTGCGCCAACGTGAAGTGCGACAGAGTCCACCACAGGTACAGCGTCCAGgtgtacggcagcagcggctacgtcgcatgcacgccgggcCAAAGCATTGAGCTGGCCACGACCAGCGACGCCTTCGTGGAAGGCAGCTACATTATGTGCCCGCtgtacgtggaggtgtgccaggccAACATCAAGGGAGTCATAGACTTCgagggagacgctgccgacacagcggcggtgtga